Proteins from one Capricornis sumatraensis isolate serow.1 chromosome 2, serow.2, whole genome shotgun sequence genomic window:
- the LOC138073377 gene encoding olfactory receptor 9S13-like, whose product MSPYGNGNLSAMPLQEFVLDGFQTQALLFALFLALYVVAVLGNLTMIVIITLDARLHSPMYFFLKNLSFVDLCYSSVIYPKALANFFSSSKVITFAGCATQFFFFSMVGTTEAFLLAVMAYDRFMAICSPLCYPISMRPSVCARLVLGSYCGGCLNSILQTSFTFSLPFCSSNHIDHFFCDVPPLLKLACADTTINELVMFGLCGLIIVGTILVVLTSYGYITVTILKMRSGGGRHKLFSTCGSHMTAVSIYYGTVFVTYAQPGAVASMEQGKVVSVFYTLVIPMLNPLIYSLRNKDVKDALRRLGQRHTAT is encoded by the coding sequence ATGTCACCCTATGGAAATGGAAACCTTTCAGCGATGCCTCTGCAGGAGTTTGTACTGGATGGATTTCAGACCCAGGCCCTGCTGTTTGCTCTGTTCCTGGCCCTGTACGTGGTGGCCGTCCTGGGGAACCTCACCATGATCGTGATCATCACGCTGGATGCCCGTCTGCACTCCCCGATGTACTTCTTCCTCAAGAACCTCTCCTTTGTGGACCTGTGCTACTCGTCTGTCATCTACCCCAAAGCCCTGGCCAacttcttttcctcctccaaggtcATCACCTTTGCAGGCTGTGCCACTCAGTTCTTCTTCTTCTCCATGGTGGGCACCACTGAGGCATTCCTCTTGgccgtgatggcctatgaccgcttcaTGGCCATCTGCAGCCCCCTGTGCTACCCCATCTCCATGCGCCCCTCGGTCTGTGCCCGCCTGGTGTTGGGCTCCTACTGCGGGGGCTGCCTCAACTCCATCCTGCAGACCAGCTTCACATTCAGCCTCCCGTTCTGCAGCTCCAACCACATCGACCACTTCTTCTGTGATGTGCCTCCATTGCTCAAGCTTGCCTGTGCCGACACTACCATCAATGAGCTGGTCATGTTTGGCCTTTGTGGGCTCATAATTGTGGGCACCATACTTGTGGTCCTCACCTCCTATGGCTACATCACAGTGACCATCCTGAAGATGCGCTCAGGAGGAGGGAGGCACAAGCTCTTCTCCACCTGCGGCTCCCACATGACAGCTGTGTCCATCTATTACGGGACAGTTTTTGTCACGTATGCCCAGCCGGGGGCTGTGGCGTCCATGGAGCAGGGCAAGGTGGTCTCTGTGTTCTACACCCTAGTCATCCCGATGCTCAACCCCCTCATCTACAGCCTGAGAAACAAGGACGTGAAGGATGCCCTGCGGAGACTGGGGCAGAGACACACGGCCACGTGA